From the genome of Rhododendron vialii isolate Sample 1 chromosome 10a, ASM3025357v1:
aatccgttaaaaaatttcaattatactcgacagtaagttaccgaaattgagatacattttcagcatataaTTACAGAAATAtaacatttttttcaacaactatttaccgaaaatgtatgttcagcagttgtttaccgaaagttgaacatattttcgatatgtagttaccgaaatttaATATTGTTTTCagcagctatttaccgaaatgttatgaacaactatttaccgaaatatagtgggctgagggagaaaatacggaggtgcgaatagtcgcccccaaTAAACAAGCTTGGCTCACTAATTTATACATACGAGAAAGATCAAATCGAAGGCCATATATTACATTTAGCCCCCCCAAAAAAGAAACTGTATACAATCAAGACCACTATATATGATACATTAAGGAACATGGCACCCTAAGAAATCGGTAGACCCTCCAAACAACACCACACTTTTATTAATGACATAAAACCTTGAGGGAAAAGGACTTATTGAGCCATGCCTTCCAACTACTGCCATTTCCCTTCCGAGCAATTATCTGTGACCTAGCTTCTGTCATCTGTGGTTGCTTCTGAATCTTGCACAGCACAAAATTCCTTGCTCCGCTCGACCCTATCGACTCGGGTGGACTTAGAGCtgcaaatattttgaaaaaaagagaagtaTTTAGCAGAGAAAGCCAATTTTGGAGATCAAAAGTGATCAACAACTTCTTTACTACCATACACACAATTAATTGCCCGCAGACATATTGAATTGAGGCCCCACACACATGCATTCACATGCTGCAATGTGCGTGTGGGGCTCCACCTGAACGTCACTGCGTGCAAGTGTTGGTGTAAAAAGTGTACAGTTTTAGTCTATTTTTGATAGAGTAAATAGGATGTGACAATGGCAAACGTGcttttattgtaaaaaaaaaatacttttcaaaaagtactttgcAAATTGATAGAAATCCTCAAATGGTTGGGCATAAAAGGGGTGTGCTTCAGGGAAAAAATTTTAGTGCGgagcgggtatcacgtggtgtccgctcggcTCATCGAGCCATCCATTGAGtttttgaacagctcggatttggaaagaaaaaaaggagagagaaagtcttgggatgagaggagagagagggtttcaatctgagccgtccaaaagtgtattggatggcccgaatgtgccgagcggataccacgtgggatatacccacctgGCATCGAAAAAATTCTCGTGGTTTAGACCTTTCGTAACGGTAAGTAGGATTGTAAACGTCGAGGCggtttttgtgggtttttttttgtcaaacgaaaATTGATGCATTAACTTAGACGATCAACGTGAACAAGATAAATAAACGGCATACAGAAAAtgttcaaaaattctacaagAGTTGTAATCTAAGTCCTAAGTTGACCAACACCTATAGCATCTGCCAAGGTGAATTCCCCAGCTGCAAAAGGAATGGAGTTAGAAACCAGTAAATCTTGATCCTGTTATGATCCAAGTCTTATCAGGCAGTCAGCAGTTTGGTTAGCTTAACTTTttgtgttttcaaaaattacaaatcaAAAAGCACTTTGCAAATTGAATTGTGAAAACTATACAACCAACTTTGAAATTCTCAAATGAATTTGCCACAAAACTAAAGAGAGAAAATCAAAATTCAGGGACAGGTATGATCAATTAAGGTACCGTCGGATCCTGCATTATTGGCTGGATAAAGGAGGAAATCAGAGACTACAGAACCAAGAACCGGGAGCCTCCTTTCCCGGGCATACATTTTCAGAGCTATACTTACCACCCCCTTAACACTTTCTCCCTCATCCACCACGAATCGTATCGGTCCAGTGCTACCCAGAACGTTAACCGTTACCAAGAACCGATTTTTCTTGGAACTCTGCTTCTCGGcactcttcttctccttctccaacAATATTTTCCCAGACACACTCCTCTTCATTTtccttggggtttttttttcggAAATCGCGCTTTCTTTTTTCGGTGTTTTCTCTTATACCCTGAACGTGGAAGTGGAAACTTTTATAGGTACTGGAAAATATGCTACATATTGTGTGGAAAGGGGGATTGGGGTTTACGGATCGAGGCCGAGGCAGCGGAAGTACCAGGATTCTTTGAAAGAACCAAAGGAAGAAAAATGGAACGGGGAGAGAAGGGAAGAGAGTATCGAATGATAcgcagaagaggaggaagaggaaagcATCAAAATTCGAGCCGATTAGAACTAGTTTTTCACTGTAAAGAAGACGGCCGGGAAAGGAAGATATGGAACTGGTTGAAAAGACTCGAGGTAAGACGATCGGGCGATCGATGTTTTTCCGATGGCTTGTAGGATTTTTGATTTGTTAGGTCACATATATGGATACTTATACATGCACACGCGTGACGAGTGTGACATGTGACATAAGATGTCCGTTACTATGAGCAAAATCGTCGAATGGGGAAATTCAATCTGAACTAGTCTAAATCGGATAATTTTAATCCGTCTTATAAAATTGTGGTTTTGTCCTTGTTTTACGTTACCGGTTTTGGTTTTAAAACAATGTGAACCGTTCAGGGCACTTATTTCTATATGCACAACTATAGTTTTACCGAAAAATCCTTTAAATAGGGGCTGACTATTCGTAGTccatattttctcccttagcccgttaaaaaattttaattatactcgacagttagttatcgaaaaattgagatacattttcagcataaaattaccgaaatataatatttttttcaacagctatttaccaaaaatgtatgttcggcagttgtttaccgaaggttaaacatattttcggcatgtagttaccgaaatataatcttgttttccacagctatttaccgaaatgctatgtatgattttcaacaaccatttaccgaaatgtagtgggctaagggagaaaatacggggctgcgaatagtcgccccctttAAATATTGATTTAGTTATATGTGACATTATTTGTggtattttaatggtttttgGTGATTGGTTCAATATCTATCTTAAGCTGTAACAATTCAAATTTCTTTAGATTTTTTGTTACAAGCTATAACAATTCAGAATTTGAACTCGAGCCcagctcgagccttaacgagtcaaggttagtcatttactaaacgagcctctttaatcgattTGAGTCTCTCTTAACGAGCCGAAAATTTGAGTTCGAGCTCAACTCATTTTTTAGTAAATGAGCTGAACCAAGCTCGCGAGTTACTCGATTCATTTGTAGCCCTACCTACGACCCCAAATGTTTCGGACCGAGTTAAGATATCCCATCCAACCAAAAAGTGAGAATCGATCCTCATAAACTTTATTGTAGAAGGTGGTTAATCATGTACTCGGAATAATTCAAGAAATATTCCTCATTGCAATATTTAATCAAGTGATTAATCTGACCAGGcctttttataaatttatttttcaatctttAATATGGAGCTTTGAATCGTGTCTTGTTCCGATTGGAGGGGGAAATATGTGGGTGAAATCTATTTTGCAGAAGCAATATCCTGAAGCATGCACCAAGATATGCTTTGACATTTTAATTAACGTTTATGCATTTTCTTAATATTATTcgtgtttcatttttttattttatttagaaGGATCAACTGCATTTGatccacacaaaaaacaaaaaaaaaaaaactgcatttGATTAACTTAATAGCATTGATTGGAGAAGTTCTACGGTTGGTCTACACTAATTTTGTGGGCCGGGACTAAAATAGGGTGACAATATTCATGTGGCGCCCCACTGCTCCTCTCGCGAAAAATCTGTAATTAAATCACCTGTCTGAGGACAGTAGAATTAGTACATCGAATTAATTAATTGGTTTATTGGGTCAAACaatcatttattaaaaatatagttcataattaaaaatgaagtttaccatgaaaggaaatattttaaCTAGTCGAAAATAGCGAAAACAAATCGTCATCATATAGTTACGAGGTCAGGGACAgccagaaaataaatttcatttcaCGAGGCCAAGATAAGtgtaattaaaattaaaattcgagccgtccattgccgaaATGGACAACAGAATCAGCCGCACTACATGTTAGtttattattcatgtttcctaGTTAGGTAGAGTTCCACTAAGCAAAATgtgagttttgtccttattaaaaaaaaatctcgtttattagttttgagtcaaacttttgtgaattattgattcatctcgatgagaggaatcagaaaacccaaaattttttactttcaccCAAATGTTTGGGTAAATATCCACTTTTAAGCTAAAaattggatatttccaaaaatatttgagtaaaagtaaaagtttagctcaaaaattatttttccgattcctctcatcgagacgaatcaataatctatacaagtttagcacaaaactaacgaacgcgaaaaaaatttgaataaggacaaaacttcCAAAAAGTCCTAAAAGTTAAGCGAAAGTCAACCTTagtcttggttttttttttacaatacatGTTTTTTTAGGTTTCTTAGTGACCAAGTCTTGTAACCTATATAAAGGCATGCTGGGGTTATGTTTTAGACACAATCATGGTCTCAGCTCTCTCTTTCTTGTCCAAAGCCTCCCTCGCAGCCCTCTCAGCCATCTCTTTCTTCTCCCAATCAGATTTCATTTTCAAACCCAGCGTGATACTACCTGAAACTGCTGTAACAACTGTTGCAGCCATTTGCACTGTGACACCGTTAAAAATAGAACTTTTCCAACGAGAAACCTGGACAAatagatcatttgtgtgagtgTGCTTCCCTTGTGTTTTTCGTCTTTTTTGTGTCTTTGTGTGTTGTGTCTGTGTGTGGTGTTCTGTGTCCTGTTTTGAGGtggttttggggttgtttggtgtGCTGGTTTTGTGTGTCTTGCTTGTCTAGTTCTGTCTTGTCCTGATCTTGGGTTTCTTGCTGTGTTTTCTTTGGGTTGTTCTGGGGGGTGTGGTGGTGTGGTGTGTCTTGCTTAGTCTACTTCTGTTTGGTCTTGgtcttgttctagtttttttggGTTGGGAAGCACACTTGGTGTCTGTCTCTGGGGTTGGTCTGTTAGGTTTGGGGTGTCTAAGAAGGGTGGTTTGGTGTCTATGTTTTCACCAGGTGGAGTGTTGATGTTAATTGGCATTAAAGTTGTCACTGAAGGAACGACATTTTGGGTCCAAGTCTACTATGGCTTAGGATCAACTCAGGGATGCATGCCGGAGCAGGAAATTCATATTGGTGAAAGCTGAAGGTTTGAATTGGACTTCTATAAATGTACAAGCAGAGGGCCTGATTAAGGGATTGGTAAAACTGGGGATTAAGATTAAACTATTGCTTAATCTGGTTTGCTTTGTGTGTGACTGTCCTACTCCTACAATCAATCAATTATGTACGTTTAGCAGAATCCCTCTCTGCTCAATATTTTTGCAGATGGCTTGAGATATGAGACGTCATCCGTTCCAAAGAATTCATCAGCCTCCTTAATAAGGGAGATGAGAGTTTTACCTGTTTGTTCCAAatggaaaatagaaagaaaaagtcGTTGATTCCATATTTAATATTCAGTTGCTTAGTGAAACCTTAAGAGCACTTACAAGAGTGGAAATCAACCAAATTTTGCAATCCATCACACTCAGATTACTGTTGTACCAGATCCAAATGTGCTTCCTCACTTTTACAATTCCTTGTATGATGGAGAAAGGTTGCCGAGACGTACCCTTTTATAGAGGAACCAATATGCACAAGGATTATGTTCTGCGCAATCTTCCAACGACTACCGATGGTGCGAACCAACAACAAATATATGAcgaaaattgagagaaaataagaagaaagaagaagattgaagTCAAAATTGTTTCTCAAACCATTATGATGCAGATTTTCCGATCATAAGTTACCCATTTAGATCCTATCAAAACCAAACTTGCCAGTGGCGGCGGTGGGAGAGTTCTATTATCTctaatttctattttcttgcaCCTAATTCAAATAAGAAACGACAAGGGTTTTTTAGACTGGAAAGTAGTAGAAGCGTCTCGAAGAGAAAacagagaaaggaaaaaaatcttcTCACGCCTGCTTCAAATGAGAAACGTCAAGGGTTTTTTAGACCGGAAGAAGGGTCTGGAAGAGAAAatttgagaaaggaaaagatttCTCTTTGGCAATAGGAGAAAGCGAAAGAGCTTTCCTATTAGAATTCCGcagtactttttttctttcctcttgaAACCAGGAACCAAACAACCTAGAGGGGAAAAttcatattttccttttctttccccaATTTTCTCCAAGTTCCAAATAGAGCCTTAGAATACGTTTTCATTTGTTGACGTAGTTGCTCACGAGCATTGACTACGAATTGGATACAATCGTTACCATGAAACTTCCTTCATACATTTACAAatatttgagttttttaataAGATTGATTAATTCGcacccttttatttatttattgatcaGTTATCTTATGATGCTCGAAAGGGTCTGACTCCTAGTGTCGTAAGTAAGCGATGGAAGGTTCTAACATCAAGTTGGTGTAGTAGTATTGACATCCCGCCGTACGGTAATTAAGTGATGGGAGGTTTCCGATTCGAGTTGATGGAACAGTACCAAGAGTCTATCGACGCATCGTGTAATAATTTGACTCACTACTCATTGAGGACACAATCGTTACTATGACCTACTGAAATCGTTATTGTGTTACACAATGGTTTCAATCCTAATTACACAATGAGTAACATCGAAGCAGACAAAGTTGAAGCCTCGAGGGCAGTGGCCACGCATACCAAGGATTTAAATGacgagttgaaaaaaaaaaaaaaaagtgaaactaAAAAGATCGAAAAGGcacaaatgtgttttttttttttttttttcatgagactaggccccgttccagaacaagaaaaaagctcttattttttaaaaaagcaatttcaagttcaaaaattatgggtttgttgaaatttaaaaatatacaatatggatcttgtttgaaacatctcattgagatcttttatacgatgcaaaaaaaattaaaaaattatttttcatttacattatttttgcgtttgaaaatgtgaaataagctgcttattttttaagaaggtttctggaacggagccagCAATGAGTTGTATTACTTTGTTGCCGTAAATTCATGTTCTTTTTTGGACTTGTCTACTGTGAACTTTGTGTTTTGGTTCTCTAGTTTGATGAAAGATATATTGGACAAGGTTGAGAAATGGATGTGGGCTTGTGAGGAATAGA
Proteins encoded in this window:
- the LOC131303303 gene encoding uncharacterized protein LOC131303303, whose translation is MKRSVSGKILLEKEKKSAEKQSSKKNRFLVTVNVLGSTGPIRFVVDEGESVKGVVSIALKMYARERRLPVLGSVVSDFLLYPANNAGSDALSPPESIGSSGARNFVLCKIQKQPQMTEARSQIIARKGNGSSWKAWLNKSFSLKVLCH